The Methanosphaera sp. WGK6 nucleotide sequence AAGTGTTTATATTAATTCCATTCTAAAATAAATAAAATTTTACATGAACGAATTTATTTTTGGATGACATTTCAACTTAAAAAAAAAAGTAATTTAGACATGATAAATAATTACTGAAATTTTTACATCAAATTATCTCAAAAAATAGACTATTTTAACATAGTACATTATCAAAAAATAGAAAAATAAAAATAAAAAAATTAATCTATTATTAACTTAAAAGAACGTGATTTTATTAATAAGAATTATATGAATGTAAATTATATTAAAATACAATAATAACTAATTATATTTTAAAATAATCATTTAAAACTATCTAATTTAAAAATAAATAAAAACATAAAAACATAAAACAACATTTGAAAAACAGATATTATTCCACCTATTTTTCATGAAATATGATATTTGAAAATGAAAAACATTGAATAAAAATAATCTAAAAATAAAAAACTGAAATTTGAAAATCAAAATAAACATTGAAAAATTTTGAAATAATAATTTTAAAAGTCAACATTTGAAAAACAAAAATCATCAATTATAATAAGAAATAAGAATAGATTATAATAATAGGAAATGGTATTATGACAGAAGACACCGTGCGAAAAACTATTAAATTAAATGCTAAATTATGGGATGAATTTCAAAAGAAAATTGAAGAAGAATATGGTACAACATATAAACATACATCTGAAGAAATTGAAAAAGCAATTGAAAATTATAATAATAAAGACATTACTGAAATTGAAAAAACAAAGACAATTATTAAAGAATTAGAAGATGAAAATAAGAAACTAAAAAATCAAAATTCAGAATTAACTTCAGAAAGAAAAAAACTTGAAAAACAGCATACTAAAAATACTAATAAAATAACTGAAAATGGAAAGCTAATTGAAAAACAAGAAAAAACAATAGTTTCTTTAGAAAATAAAAATAAAGAATTAAATCAAAGTATTCAAGAAAAAATAAATGAAATTGAAAATTTAAAAAAAATAAATCAAACACAAGAAAAACAATTGAAAACACTAACTGAAAATAACACTACTCTCGAAGAAAAATACATACAACAAGTAGAAGAAACTAACAAACAAGTTCAAGAAAATACAAAAATAAAAAATAAGCGAGAACATGCACAAGAAAGACTTAATAAAACACAAGATGAACTAAATGATACATTAAAACGATTAGAAAAATACAGTTATGCCATAGGACAAGTCCAACATATGAATTTAATAGATAGAATCTTTAATAGATTACCAGAACAAATTAAAGAACTACAACCTGCACAAAATGAAAAAAAAGAAGAATAAATTAAAGAACTAATCTTTTATATACATTATAGGATAATTCAATTCTTCATCATATGATATACATGTACATGTACAAATTTCATTAACTTTAGTAGTTATCTCAACATAAAGCATATTCCCTTCAAGAGAAGTATAATTCATAGTACCAGATGCTTTTTTAATCAAATCTTTATTAAGAGAAACATGTACATCCACAATTGCAGGTTGTAATAATATACTTTCTTCTATTGCTTTTTCAAGACTATCACATGTATCAATATTAACAGGTGTTCCAATAAATTGATGATATAGTGCACCCATACTAATCCCACCTTCAAAAATTGCTCGTTCTCTATCAGATAAATTTTTAAAATAATTATCTTCATTCATATATAATCACTCATTTTAAAGTATAAACATAGTTTTTTTAAATCAACTTGATAAATTTACCCATGATGGTGCATCATAAGTAGGTATTGTTAGTATAATATTATCCATGTTTTTCAAAATATTTTCCACAGAATCACGGGGAACCTCTACCATAATAATATATTCAACATCCAAATCACCTAAATTAGCTAATCGTTCATAATCCGATAATCTCCACCCATAATTATTTAATAATAAACCAAGTTGAGAGTCATTTAAGGATCCTACAGATTTAGAAGATAATATTTGTTCAATATCCAAATTACTAGATTGTGATATATTAGTTAAGTTAGATTGAGCAAATTCAATATTTGAATCAATACTACCTGAATCTTTAGAGCGTAGTATCGAAACTATAATTGATCCACCAACTAATTTACTTGTTTGATTATTAGTAGATTGAAATAGATTTGTTGAATTAACAGAAGAATTATTAGATACA carries:
- a CDS encoding dihydroneopterin aldolase family protein, producing the protein MNEDNYFKNLSDRERAIFEGGISMGALYHQFIGTPVNIDTCDSLEKAIEESILLQPAIVDVHVSLNKDLIKKASGTMNYTSLEGNMLYVEITTKVNEICTCTCISYDEELNYPIMYIKD